Below is a genomic region from Henckelia pumila isolate YLH828 chromosome 3, ASM3356847v2, whole genome shotgun sequence.
ACTTTTGGTAGATGATTGAGGCAGCTTGAATTAGAATGCTTGCAGTTAGCCCCCCTATAATGAAATTCCTCCCTTCATCCGATTGAAAATCAAATAGATGGCAAGCGTATTTCCACTTTCCCCACTGTTTTTCTACACATCTGTGCCGACCATCTTCCTGCAACATGTAATAAGTACAAGACAAATTATGATTGTCTGAGAATAAGTAGGTCGTCCATGAGAAGGGCATTGGAGTTGGCTCTAACCTTGAGAAACATCTCCAGTGGTGCATCAAATATGGCATcaacttcatcttcattaatcaCGGGATCGAACTCTTCCACTTTAGACAGTAGCCCTACTATTGGCACCACACTCAGTAGATTCTGCGCATATTGTTAGGAAATGCATGCATTGGATCAGCATCGTACTGAGTATTTGTTACTGCATGCTACAGAAAACAAGAGTGGCGAAAATGCGTGTACCGATGAGATAAACGGCTCTAGGTTGGCCACCACTTGGACAAGATTCGGCATCAATCCAATTTCCTCCATAGCTTCTCTTAATGCAGTGGCGCTGTCGTCTGCATCGCCTTCGTCCATCTTCCCACCAGGCAAAGCTACATCTCCTACACAAGTTATTCAACAAAACAAGACACTTGACTTATCCAAAAGTTCGAGTTCCTGAGACATAGTCGGAGTCCGGTGGTAGTGTTTTTTTAACTTTTGACGACTTCTCACGCTCAAgtcaaaaaacataaaatatttccaGATGAGGCAACAAAGATCACCTTAACTAAATAGTCACGCACCATTTACACTTTTGGTTTTCATATTATCAAGTGCTACGAATATTATCTTTCGTCGTCTCATCTTTCGAATCAAACATGCATATTCAATCAGCTTTTTCCCCGTAAAACAATAATAATGTTAATGTACATACCTGGATGAGACGACAATTTCATGGATCTTCTAGTCAGAATTACGCGCAACTCTCCATCTTTTCCATCAAATAAGCATATCAAAACCGCTGCTCTCTTGTTCCGGGGCAAAACCGCGGGGTGATGAACTCCATTTTCGCCGGCTATTAGCTTCTCTTTCAGTCGATCATGGAGGATTTCACATTCGGCCATATTCCTTAGTATATAATTAACTTACAATAGAACTACCATAACATTTACTTCCCTTTCTATCTCATTTCGATATAGTTTCCAAATTCTCATGCATATATTCCAAAGGAAAAAAGGGAAGAAAATGTTCCATATTCAAAGTCACAATAACTTTTTGGAATGGGAATCTTATATGTAATGTGACATTACAActtgaaacatatatataaaataatagagAGATAGTTATATGTATAATGCTGTATAATGTTTGGGCATGCATTGCGTGTTGTGGGGGCAAGTTTAAAAGAATGTGAGATTGATTAATAATGCTGAGGATCTAGCTGCTCAAAATTAAAGTTGTTTAGGCCAAATTCCTTCCCAGCATTTTCTTCTCCGGTTGATTCCAACACTGTAAGATGTTTCAGTTGGTATAATAGATAGACACGTTTGATCAATAATTATGAGTTTGATTCTCTTTACCAAAACTTTTTCAAACTAGTTTACTGAAGCATATCGAAAAATAGTCATTGTGAGTTAATTAATTTCacgttaaaaaaatataaagatgCTCCCCTTTCGGAAATTTGGTTAGGTTTGCTTGATGTAGCTAGCCTTGATTTAATTACTCGCTGTGACTTAAATGTGAATCCGGCTATGTATCAATATATGCTCCATTCACCCCGTTGAAAAATTAATGTAAATTCGATAATGACTATGATAATTGTGGAATAGGTTTTGTAGATAACACATAAAGGTCAATGttcttaaattttaattttttttaaaatattttctgtACGGATTGgtggttattatttttatttttagt
It encodes:
- the LOC140888419 gene encoding nudix hydrolase 15, mitochondrial-like, with amino-acid sequence MAECEILHDRLKEKLIAGENGVHHPAVLPRNKRAAVLICLFDGKDGELRVILTRRSMKLSSHPGDVALPGGKMDEGDADDSATALREAMEEIGLMPNLVQVVANLEPFISSNLLSVVPIVGLLSKVEEFDPVINEDEVDAIFDAPLEMFLKEDGRHRCVEKQWGKWKYACHLFDFQSDEGRNFIIGGLTASILIQAASIIYQKSPSFNQNLPDFSQLQWALNSTI